CCTCGGCGACGAGGAGGCCGTGCTCCGTGACGCCGACGGCGCGCAGTTCACCGTGACCGCGCGCGGTCTCGTCAGCTGACCTCACGGGTGGCTCACCGGCCGGCGCGGGACGGCCGGGAGAGCAGCACCAGACTGCGCTGCTCGACGGTGACCCGGGTGCCCGCCTTGTGCTCCGCCTCGTCGGGGGTGCCCTCCGGATCGGCGGTGTCGATCAGGGTCGCCCAGCGCTCGCCGTAGGTGACGTCGGGCAGCCGGAAGTCGGTCGGCTCCCAGTGGCTGTTGAGCAGCAGCAGGAAGGAGTCGTCCGTGACGGGCCGGCCGCACGGGTCCGGTTCGGCGATGGCGTCGCCGTTCAGGAAGACGCCGACGGCGTGCGCGTCGGAGCGCTGCCAGTCGTCGTCGGTCATCTCCCGCGCGTCCGGCAGCAGCCAGACCAGGTCGGGCAGCGGCTGGTCCGCGTGGGTGACCGTCTCGCCGCGGAAGTAGCGGCGCCGGCGCAGCACCGGGTGGTCGGCACGCAGCGCGATGAGGCGGCGGACGAAGTCCAGCAGGGCGCGCTGCTCGCCGTCGAGCCGCCAGTCGACCCAGGAGATCTCGTTGTCCTGGCAGTAGGCGTTGTTGTTGCCGCGCTGGGTGCGGCCCAGTTCGTCGCCGTGGCAGAGCATCGGGATGCCCTGCGAGAGCAGGAGGGTGGCCAGGAAGTTGCGCTGCTGCCGGCCGCGCAGCTCCCGCACGGCCGGATCCTTCGTCTCGCCCTCGGCTCCGCAGTTCCAGGAGCGGTTGTGGCTCTCGCCGTCCCGGTTGTCCTCGCCGTTGGCCTCGTTGCGCTTGTCGTTGTACGAGACGAGGTCGCGCAGGGTGAACCCGTCGTGCGCGGTCACGAAGTTGACGCTGGCGCGCGGGCGGCGCCGGCTGTGCTGGTACAGGTCGGAGGAGCCCGTCAGCCGGGAGGCGAACTCGCCCAGCGTGTGCTCCTCACCGCGCCAGAAGTCCCGTACCGCGTCCCGGTACATGCCGTTCCACTCCGACCACAGCTGGGGGAAGTTGCCCACCTGGTAGCCGCCCTCGCCGACGTCCCACGGCTCGGCGATCAGCTTGACCCGGCTGATCACCGGGTCCTGCTGGATGAGGTCGAAGAACGCCGAGAGCCGGTCCACCTCGTGGAACTGCCGGGCCAGGGTGGCCGCGAGGTCGAAGCGGAAGCCGTCGACGTGCATCTCGGTCACCCAGTACCGGAGCGAGTCCATGATCAGCTGGAGTACGTAGGGGTGCCGCATCAGCAGGCTGTTGCCGGTGCCGGTGGTGTCGTAGTAGTGCTGCCAGTCGCCGTCCACCAGGCGGTAGTAGGAGGCGTTGTCGATGCCGCGGAAGGAGAGGGTGGGGCCCTTCTCGTTGCCCTCGGCGGTGTGGTTGTAGACCACGTCGAGGATGACTTCGAGGCCGGCCTCGTGCAGCGCCTTGACCATCGACTTGAACTCGGTGACCTGCTGCCCGCGGGTGCCGAGGGCGGCGTAGCCGTTGTGGGGCGCGAAGAAGCCGATGGTGTTGTAGCCCCAGTAGTTGGACAGGCCGCGGTCCTGGAGGTGGCCGTCGTGCACGAACTGGTGCACCGGCATGAGCTCCACGGCGGTCACGCCCAGGGACGTCAGGTGGTCGACGACCGCCGGATGGGCCAGCCCGGCGTAGGTGCCGCGCAGTTCCTCGGGCACGTCGGGGTGGGTACGGCTGAGCCCGCGGACGTGGGCCTCGTAGATCACGCTCTCCGAGTAGGCGCGTCTCGGCGGGCGGTCGTCGCCCCAGTCGAAGAAGGGGTCGGTCACCACGCCGAGCATGGTGTGCCCCGCGCTGTCACCCGGGTCGGCCCGGCCCTTGGCCCGCTCGAAGAGGGACGCGTGGTTGTCCACCATCCCGTCCACGGCCCGGGTGTAGGGGTCGAGGAGCAGCTTGGCCGGGTTGCAGCGGTGGCCCACGGCCGGGGCCCACGGACCGTGGACCCGGTAGCCGTAGCGCTGCCCCGGGCCGACGCCGGGCAGATAGCAGTGCCAGACGAAGCCGTCGACCTCGGGCATGGTGACGGTGCTGTGCCGGCCCTCGTCGTCGACGAGGACGAGGTCGACCCGTTCGGCGACCTCGCTGAACAGGGCGAAGTTGGTGCCCTGCCCGTCGTAGGCGGCCCCCAGGGGATAGGGGTGC
This region of Streptomyces ambofaciens ATCC 23877 genomic DNA includes:
- the glgX gene encoding glycogen debranching protein GlgX translates to MTRARPSWKGSPVWSGHPYPLGAAYDGQGTNFALFSEVAERVDLVLVDDEGRHSTVTMPEVDGFVWHCYLPGVGPGQRYGYRVHGPWAPAVGHRCNPAKLLLDPYTRAVDGMVDNHASLFERAKGRADPGDSAGHTMLGVVTDPFFDWGDDRPPRRAYSESVIYEAHVRGLSRTHPDVPEELRGTYAGLAHPAVVDHLTSLGVTAVELMPVHQFVHDGHLQDRGLSNYWGYNTIGFFAPHNGYAALGTRGQQVTEFKSMVKALHEAGLEVILDVVYNHTAEGNEKGPTLSFRGIDNASYYRLVDGDWQHYYDTTGTGNSLLMRHPYVLQLIMDSLRYWVTEMHVDGFRFDLAATLARQFHEVDRLSAFFDLIQQDPVISRVKLIAEPWDVGEGGYQVGNFPQLWSEWNGMYRDAVRDFWRGEEHTLGEFASRLTGSSDLYQHSRRRPRASVNFVTAHDGFTLRDLVSYNDKRNEANGEDNRDGESHNRSWNCGAEGETKDPAVRELRGRQQRNFLATLLLSQGIPMLCHGDELGRTQRGNNNAYCQDNEISWVDWRLDGEQRALLDFVRRLIALRADHPVLRRRRYFRGETVTHADQPLPDLVWLLPDAREMTDDDWQRSDAHAVGVFLNGDAIAEPDPCGRPVTDDSFLLLLNSHWEPTDFRLPDVTYGERWATLIDTADPEGTPDEAEHKAGTRVTVEQRSLVLLSRPSRAGR